The following coding sequences are from one Phenylobacterium glaciei window:
- a CDS encoding vWA domain-containing protein: MAAPAIRDGAPTPAACEALGFPKPDDGRDVYSRRGRRVGGAMYAPPAMAMPPAPPPAPFPAPKAAPMQEMAVTGMARVSPYMPGPAAGDVNTERYPNAQANPIKQTAQEPVSTFSVDVDTAAYANVRRFLNDGQSPPRDAVRVEELINYFDYGYAKPTDPQVPFKPFVAVTPSPWSADRQIVHIGLQGYDIPRAQQPPLNLVFLIDTSGSMSDEKKLPLARKALNLLVDQLRPQDRVSMVAYAGSAGAVLAPTSGREKLKMRCALGALESGGSTAGGQGLALAYDLAVQNFDAKAVNRVILMTDGDFNVGVADPSKLTDFVAAKRKTGVYLSVYGLGEGNYNDTLMQALAQNGNGTAGYIDTLNEARKSFRDDFSGSLFPIADDVKIQVEFNPKAVSEYRLIGYETRLLNREDFNNDQVDAGEVGSGTSVTALYEVTPVGARASSDPLRYSAPAPRAVAASGEIAFLKIRYKLPGGQASKLIERPIGPADTYARLDQAPEPTRWALAVAGFGQKLRGDPWVASSFGWASVGDLAQGARGADPYGLRAEFVQLARAAGETKTVNESGN, from the coding sequence ATGGCCGCCCCGGCGATTCGGGACGGGGCGCCCACCCCCGCCGCTTGCGAGGCGCTGGGCTTCCCCAAGCCGGATGATGGCCGGGACGTCTACAGCCGCCGCGGCCGCAGGGTCGGCGGCGCGATGTACGCCCCGCCCGCCATGGCCATGCCGCCGGCGCCGCCCCCCGCGCCCTTCCCGGCGCCGAAGGCCGCGCCGATGCAGGAGATGGCGGTGACAGGCATGGCCCGCGTCTCGCCCTACATGCCCGGGCCCGCGGCCGGCGACGTGAACACCGAACGCTATCCCAACGCCCAGGCCAACCCCATCAAGCAGACGGCCCAGGAGCCGGTCTCAACCTTCTCGGTTGATGTCGACACCGCCGCCTATGCCAATGTCCGCCGCTTCCTGAACGACGGCCAGAGCCCGCCCCGCGACGCGGTCCGGGTGGAGGAGCTGATCAACTATTTCGACTACGGCTACGCCAAGCCCACCGACCCCCAGGTCCCGTTCAAGCCCTTCGTCGCGGTGACCCCCTCCCCCTGGTCCGCAGACCGGCAGATCGTCCATATCGGCCTGCAGGGCTATGACATCCCCCGCGCCCAGCAGCCGCCGCTGAACCTGGTGTTCCTGATCGACACCTCCGGCTCCATGTCCGACGAGAAAAAGCTGCCGCTCGCTCGCAAAGCCCTGAACCTTTTGGTGGATCAGCTGCGGCCCCAGGACCGGGTCTCCATGGTGGCCTATGCCGGCTCAGCCGGCGCGGTGCTGGCCCCCACCAGCGGCCGCGAGAAGCTGAAGATGCGCTGCGCCCTGGGCGCTCTGGAATCCGGTGGCTCAACCGCCGGCGGCCAGGGTCTGGCGCTCGCCTATGACCTGGCGGTGCAGAACTTCGATGCGAAGGCGGTCAACCGCGTGATCCTGATGACCGACGGCGACTTCAACGTCGGCGTCGCCGACCCGTCCAAGCTCACCGACTTCGTGGCCGCCAAGCGCAAGACCGGGGTCTATCTATCGGTCTACGGTCTGGGCGAGGGCAACTACAACGACACCCTGATGCAAGCCCTGGCTCAGAACGGCAACGGAACCGCCGGCTACATCGACACCCTCAACGAGGCGCGGAAATCCTTCCGGGACGACTTCTCCGGCTCGCTGTTCCCCATCGCCGACGACGTGAAGATCCAGGTGGAGTTCAATCCCAAGGCGGTCAGCGAGTACCGGCTGATCGGCTACGAGACCCGGCTGCTGAACCGCGAGGACTTCAACAACGACCAGGTGGACGCCGGCGAAGTGGGATCCGGAACCTCGGTCACCGCCCTCTATGAGGTGACGCCGGTCGGCGCACGGGCCTCCAGCGATCCGCTGCGCTACAGCGCCCCGGCCCCGCGGGCGGTCGCCGCCAGCGGCGAGATCGCCTTCCTGAAGATCCGCTACAAGCTGCCGGGCGGCCAGGCCTCCAAGCTGATCGAGCGCCCCATTGGTCCGGCCGACACCTATGCCCGTCTCGACCAGGCGCCCGAGCCCACCCGCTGGGCGCTGGCGGTGGCGGGCTTTGGCCAGAAGCTGCGTGGCGATCCGTGGGTCGCCTCCAGCTTCGGCTGGGCCTCCGTGGGCGATCTGGCCCAGGGCGCGCGGGGGGCCGACCCCTACGGCCTGAGGGCGGAGTTCGTGCAGTTGGCGCGCGCCGCCGGCGAGACGAAAACCGTCAACGAATCAGGAAACTAG
- a CDS encoding glycosyltransferase: MYDVTAPDQDNLIRLDPAEAPYFGAPGRVGFHLIDTTMMYAPRSGGVKRYLNAKQAWLAKRRPDIRHTLVTPGAATGSSEPGVVTVAAARLPFGDGYRMPANAAKWETVLRMLEPDILEAGDIFVPGHAALDTGEALGVPVVGFCHTDAAALAALHFGDWAQAPAMKRWADIYRRFDRVVAPSRHMALRLAEAGVEKVTVQMLGVDTELFHPRRADPGALRKRLGLPWNARILVFAGRPAREKNIDSIVCAVERLGEPYHLILVGAGKDVRISPHVISLDYESDPVALATLIASCDACVHANENEPFGLVVLEALAAGVPVVGPRRGGVSELIDNEVGQIAHDVDPGGLAEAIEALFARDLGALSAAARARAELRHSWERTFEGLTRLYGELVMSSAAPQPQAWRA; encoded by the coding sequence GTGTATGACGTCACCGCTCCGGACCAGGACAACCTGATCCGCCTGGACCCCGCCGAGGCGCCCTATTTCGGCGCGCCGGGCCGCGTGGGCTTCCACCTGATCGACACCACCATGATGTATGCGCCGCGCTCAGGCGGGGTGAAGCGCTACCTGAACGCCAAACAGGCCTGGCTGGCCAAGCGCCGCCCGGACATCCGCCACACCCTGGTGACACCAGGCGCCGCCACCGGATCGTCCGAGCCTGGCGTCGTCACCGTGGCCGCCGCCCGCCTGCCCTTCGGCGACGGCTACCGGATGCCGGCCAATGCGGCCAAGTGGGAGACGGTGCTGAGGATGCTGGAGCCCGACATCCTGGAGGCTGGCGACATCTTCGTGCCCGGCCACGCGGCCTTGGACACCGGCGAGGCGCTCGGCGTGCCGGTGGTGGGCTTCTGCCACACCGACGCCGCGGCGCTGGCGGCCCTGCACTTCGGCGACTGGGCGCAGGCCCCGGCCATGAAGCGCTGGGCCGACATCTATCGGCGCTTCGACCGGGTGGTGGCGCCCAGCCGCCACATGGCCCTGCGCCTGGCCGAGGCCGGGGTTGAAAAGGTCACCGTCCAGATGCTTGGGGTCGACACCGAGCTCTTCCATCCCCGGCGCGCCGATCCGGGCGCGCTGCGCAAACGCCTGGGTCTGCCCTGGAACGCCCGCATCCTGGTCTTCGCCGGACGCCCCGCACGGGAGAAGAACATCGACTCCATCGTCTGCGCCGTGGAGCGCCTGGGCGAGCCCTATCACCTGATCCTGGTGGGCGCAGGCAAGGACGTGCGCATCTCTCCCCACGTCATCAGCCTGGATTACGAGTCCGATCCCGTGGCCTTGGCGACCCTGATCGCCAGCTGCGACGCCTGCGTCCACGCCAACGAGAACGAGCCCTTCGGCCTGGTGGTGCTGGAGGCCCTGGCCGCCGGCGTGCCGGTGGTGGGCCCGCGACGCGGCGGGGTCTCCGAACTGATCGACAACGAGGTCGGCCAGATCGCCCACGACGTCGACCCCGGGGGCTTGGCCGAGGCCATAGAGGCCCTGTTCGCCCGCGACCTCGGCGCTCTGTCGGCCGCCGCCCGCGCGCGGGCCGAGCTTCGCCATAGCTGGGAGCGGACCTTCGAAGGCCTTACCCGCCTCTATGGCGAACTCGTCATGAGCTCGGCCGCGCCGCAACCCCAGGCTTGGCGCGCCTAA
- a CDS encoding acyl-CoA dehydrogenase family protein translates to MDFNDSPDEAAYRQQVRDWLDANAPKARVAGDPEGGDGMAASKAWQATKAAAGYACITWPKEWGGQGGSPVQNVIFSQEEAKYPIPGNPFQIGLGMCVPTVMTFADEATKQRFVGPALRGEEIWSQLFSEPSGGSDVAGARTKAERAPDGSGDWLISGQKVWTTGAQFSDFGIVITRTSPDKPKHKGLTMFWVDMKDPGIEVKPIHQMSGGSGFNEVFFTDVRVKDSQRLGAVDEGWKVSLVTLMNERLAVGGQTGAGWQQFMEAARNTPGLDGGSALKDGALREKLADWYVQAEGLKHTRNRTMTALSRGQTPGPESSIGKIISAVQMQELGNTAIEMLDQYGIIDDPELASLNGAFHFSLMFGPGLRIAGGTDEILRNIIAERVLGLPGDIRVDKDVPFKDMPTGR, encoded by the coding sequence ATGGATTTCAACGACAGCCCCGACGAAGCCGCCTACCGCCAGCAGGTCCGCGACTGGCTCGACGCCAACGCCCCCAAGGCCCGTGTGGCTGGCGATCCGGAGGGCGGCGACGGCATGGCCGCCTCCAAGGCCTGGCAGGCCACCAAGGCCGCCGCCGGCTACGCCTGCATCACCTGGCCCAAGGAATGGGGCGGGCAAGGGGGCTCCCCGGTGCAGAACGTCATCTTCAGCCAGGAGGAGGCGAAGTATCCGATCCCCGGCAACCCGTTCCAGATCGGCCTGGGGATGTGTGTCCCCACGGTGATGACCTTCGCCGACGAGGCGACCAAGCAGCGCTTCGTCGGTCCCGCCCTGCGCGGTGAGGAGATCTGGAGCCAGCTGTTCTCCGAACCCTCCGGCGGCTCGGATGTGGCCGGCGCGCGGACCAAGGCCGAACGGGCGCCGGACGGCTCGGGCGACTGGCTCATCTCGGGCCAGAAGGTGTGGACGACGGGCGCCCAGTTCTCGGACTTCGGGATCGTCATCACCCGCACCAGCCCCGACAAGCCCAAGCACAAGGGCCTGACCATGTTCTGGGTCGATATGAAGGACCCGGGCATCGAGGTGAAGCCGATCCACCAGATGTCGGGGGGATCGGGGTTCAATGAGGTGTTCTTCACCGATGTGCGCGTGAAGGACAGCCAGCGCCTCGGCGCGGTCGACGAGGGCTGGAAGGTCAGCCTGGTGACCCTGATGAACGAGCGGCTGGCGGTGGGCGGTCAGACCGGCGCGGGCTGGCAGCAGTTCATGGAGGCGGCGCGCAACACGCCGGGCCTCGACGGTGGTTCGGCCCTGAAAGACGGGGCGCTGCGCGAGAAGCTGGCGGACTGGTACGTCCAGGCTGAAGGCCTGAAGCACACCCGCAACCGCACGATGACGGCCCTTTCGCGCGGTCAGACGCCGGGCCCGGAGAGCTCCATCGGCAAGATCATCTCGGCGGTGCAGATGCAGGAGCTGGGCAATACGGCTATCGAGATGCTGGACCAGTACGGGATCATCGACGATCCGGAACTGGCCTCGCTGAACGGCGCCTTCCACTTCTCGCTGATGTTCGGGCCGGGCTTGCGGATCGCCGGCGGCACCGACGAAATCCTGCGCAACATCATCGCCGAACGAGTTCTGGGCCTGCCCGGCGACATCCGGGTCGACAAGGACGTGCCCTTCAAGGACATGCCGACGGGTCGTTAG